From the genome of Microtus pennsylvanicus isolate mMicPen1 chromosome 20, mMicPen1.hap1, whole genome shotgun sequence, one region includes:
- the Rassf9 gene encoding ras association domain-containing protein 9 — translation MAPFGRNILKTRHKNRSPTKDMDSEEKEIVVWVCQEEKIVCGLTKRTTSTDVIQALLEEHEATFGEKRFLLGKPSDYCIVEKWRGSERALPPLTRILKLWKAWGNEQANMQFVLVKADAFLPVPLWRTAETKLVQNSEKPWELSPANYMKTLPPDKQKRIVRKTFRKLAKIKQDTVSHDRDHMETLVHLIISQDHTIHQQVQRMKELDMEIEKCEAKIHLDRVGHDGDNYVQEAYLMPRFSENEPKLDFPPEDSQAPMDLNDSEGMAQLEERLQYYRVLIEKLSAEIEREVKSSAIDGSEDPEGAAAWELENSDLENVKCDLEKSMKAGLKIHSHLSGIQKEIKYSDSLLQMKAREYELLAKEFSSLHLSNKDGCQLKENRGKESGAPSSGEEIPPLTPGVLNTYTNDTDSDTGISSNHSQDSETTLGDVLLLST, via the coding sequence atCTCCAACTAAGGACATGGATTCCGAAGAGAAGGAAATTGTGGTTTGGGTTTGCCAGGAGGAAAAGATTGTCTGTGGATTAACTAAACGCACCACCTCCACCGACGTCATCCAGGCTTTGCTGGAGGAGCATGAAGCTACCTTTGGAGAGAAGCGATTTCTTCTGGGCAAGCCCAGCGACTACTGCATCGTGGAGAAGTGGAGGGGCTCAGAGCGGGCCCTTCCTCCCCTGACGAGGATCCTCAAGTTGTGGAAGGCTTGGGGAAATGAGCAAGCCAATATGCAGTTTGTTTTGGTTAAAGCTGACGCTTTCCTCCCTGTTCCACTGTGGAGGACGGCTGAAACTAAACTTGTGCAAAACAGTGAGAAGCCATGGGAGCTCAGCCCGGCCAATTACATGAAAACTTTACCACCGGATAAACAAAAACGCATTGTCAGGAAAACCTTTCGGAAACTGGCGAAAATCAAGCAGGACACGGTTTCTCACGATCGAGACCACATGGAGACTTTAGTTCATCTAATCATTTCTCAGGATCACACCATTCACCAGCAAGTACAAAGAATGAAAGAGTTAGATATGGAAATTGAAAAATGTGAAGCTAAGATCCACCTGGACCGGGTAGGGCATGATGGGGACAATTACGTTCAGGAGGCGTATTTAATGCCCAGGTTCAGCGAAAATGAGCCAAAGCTAGATTTTCCACCTGAGGACAGCCAGGCTCCGATGGACCTGAACGACAGCGAGGGGATGGCACAGCTGGAGGAACGATTGCAATACTACAGGGTGCTCATCGAAAAGCTCTCCGCGGAAATTGAGAGAGAGGTGAAGAGCTCGGCCATCGACGGAAGTGAAGATCCAGAGGGGGCAGCGGCCTGGGAACTCGAAAACTCTGATTTGGAGAACGTGAAGTGCGATTTGGAGAAGAGCATGAAGGCTGGTCTGAAAATCCACTCTCACTTGAGTGGCATCCAGAAAGAGATTAAATACAGTGACTCACTGCTTCAGATGAAAGCAAGGGAATACGAACTCCTAGCCAAGGAGTTCAGTTCGCTTCACCTTAGCAACAAAGATGGATGCCAGctaaaagaaaatagaggaaagGAATCCGGCGCTCCCAGCAGCGGCGAGGAGATCCCTCCATTAACTCCAGGGGTtttgaacacatacacaaatgacaCAGATTCGGATACTGGCATCAGCTCCAACCACAGCCAGGACTCTGAAACGACTCTGGGCGATGTTCTGCTGTTGTCCACATAA